Part of the Notamacropus eugenii isolate mMacEug1 chromosome 5, mMacEug1.pri_v2, whole genome shotgun sequence genome is shown below.
ttccctttccagttctttcttccatagatagctcttgtttctttccttttttccctttaagcactctcatttcatttcttaaaaagaaaaattctttctttaaaaaaaactcttgctTCACCtgttccaggaattctagttgaatttgtgcaCAAGCTGTGGTTTTCTTTGGaactttgcttgtagatgttttggagacattctcttcttctgggtttgtgctTTGAGTGTCCCTACCATCATACCTTTCTGCAAGTTGGAATCCTTGCCCCACCCCCTCAAAGTTCTCTCCCTCAATCACTCAGTGACCTCTCCTCCTTGAGGTTCATGCACGTTCACCTTTCTGTGGTGAGGTTCTCTTATTGAGATGTTAGCACTGGACCGACCTTATCATTGATTTCTTGGGATGCTGAGTATCACGTTATTCCAGGATGTCAGGGATAGCTGAGGCTGGGGGTCTGCAGGCATTCAGTGCTCACAAGGTGCTCTGATCCAGGACAAAGTCTGATTTCTGCCCTGGTCTGAGCTCAGCAGCTGCCTGACCCAGGTTTGAGTTTGAGCCACATGCCTATGGGCCTGTCCTTTCTAGAATTCAagtacctaaccctaaccctagaggCACAGGTTCCCTCCTCAGTCCACCTTAGATCTATGACCCAGAACTGGGCAGCAAGTACAGAGCTGCCAGTTGGCCCCTGTCCCTGCACCGCATATGAACTTTGACCCCCTCTGTTCCACCTGGGCCAGTTTCCCAGGGGAGCCCCTTCCTGCTtcctgggagaggagagaaaagtcaTTCCACCAGCTTTTCCCACTGGTTCCCTCACCCGAGCTACCTGACCATAAGAGGGCTCCACCTGGAGGCCGAGCCCCTAGGTGAAGTCATCCACCAGTGATTAAAACACTCCCACTGGTCCTCTCCTCATCATCTTTGTGATTTCATCCCCTCTGCCTCTTTCCCCCAATCCAATCATGTGCTGCTACACTCAGCCTCCTTCAGCGtaccccaccccttccccagtgtcctctggaatgcctgctccatagGTAATCCACTGGCTTTAATCTTGAACCTTTTCATCTCCCAGTCCTTCCATGTACTAGGTCTGAGTGAAGCCTGGCTGCCTCCCCATGACTCAGCCTCCCTCTCTAGCCCACTCACTCTCCTCAGCTCACTGGTGAGCGAGTTAGAATCCTTGCCTCCCAAAGTTCTCTCCATCAATCACTTGTGACTTCTCCTGGAGGATCATGCTGTTCACATCTACCCCCTAATCAAAATCCTGGTGGATTCCATCTACTTACCCACCTACCctccctgcctccatttccttcccttcctcaatgaGAAAAGGATGTGGTTCCCagttcttctctccccacctcccccagctTCTGCCCTCCTACCTGGGGACTTCCACACAGATCCTGACTCTCCCTCAGACCCCCAAACCTCTCAATTCCTCCCTTTGCTCAGGACCTCCATGGTCTAGAATTCTGGAATCCTCTTGTACCTCCATGATCTCCTggcttttctccctctccctctgcctcccctTACATAACCCCTCAACCCTTCAGCCTTCTCCCCTGCACCAGCTTCTTCTTCCCTTGGGGAACCAGCTCAGCTCTATACTGTTCTCCTCTCATGAACCCCTCCACCTCTTATCACATCTACcgttcctcctccccccagctcACTCCACCTTCACCTccttcacacatacacatacacacacacacacacacacacatgcacacgcacacgcacacacacacatgcacacacacacacacacacacacacacacacacacacacgatggtGAATGAAAGGGGAGAAACCCAGTCTCTGACACCCCCACTGGGCCCTCCCTGCGGCCAGGCAATCCTATtccacctccctctccccctccccctactaTCTCAGCTGAGACCCTGCCTCCTAAATAGAGGTCATTCTCCCTGAACTCTCCTCCCCTCTCATCACTCAGGTGCCTTCtgcccttctcctccttccctccctcctgtgaTGAGGCAGGGCTGACCTCTGACCAAGGCTGACCCCTCCTCTTGCCCAAGTGACCcccttccatcccatctccttcaGCAGATCGCTGGCCCTATGATCCCCCTCCCTCATTTATCTttaatctttccctctctcctgacctgcaAACACTCCCTCATCCCCTCTCTTGACCCTACTGAGCCCACTGGCTatcttctcacatctcttctgCCCATGGTGGCTAAACTCCCCCAAAGTCATCTACAGTGGTGtctccaccttctctcctctcatttcttaATCCCCTACAATCCAGCTTCTGATCTCATTCCTTCCAAAGTGACCCATGGTCTCATAGTGACTAAGTCCAATGACCCTTTCTCAGGCTTCAGTCTCCTTGCTCTGCCACcagtaattttcttaaaatgtcacctccccaccccctactccGTTATCTCCAGTGGACTCCATCACCTTCAGGAGTAAATATgtaatgctctgtttggcattctaAGCCCTTTCTCATTCAGCCCAGACTtctaccccccactcccctttACCTCTTCAGGACCGACTGCTGGCCATCCTGCTAAGGAAAccctccattcccttctctgggaCACTCAGGATGCTCTGACCTTTGACCTCCCCAGCTTCCCCTAAGTTCCTGCAGAGTTCTTGGGCTTTGTGCCTTCTCCCTGCTGAATATTTCCTATTCGTTCTGTATATAGTGTGTTTGTTTGCATTACCCGCCCCTCTATtagcctgtgagctccttgaggatagggccTGACCCACTGGTCCTGGCGTAGCGCAGGCCTGGAAAGACCTTGTCCCCACTGACCAGAGACTTCTCTGGCTCCCAGCACCCACCTGACCTGCAAAGAtgattgcatttttcttttttaattccagATCACAATTTGGTCTGGTGTCTTTTCTTGATCTCTGGAGGAATCAGGAAGGAGGTAGAGTTGACTCTGCCTCCCAGCATTCTGGATTCTGAGAGAGGATTGAGTTGGTGGAGAGTGACAGGCCCTGGGCTTGAATGCCTCTGCTGAGGGAGTTGAGACCTAGATTCCCCTTCTGAATGGCCAGTGATAGAAGGTGCTGCAGATAGTCAGCTGAGGGCCTGGATGCAGGGCCATTGAAACATAGGCTCCTGGAGGGATCTCTAGTGGGAAGTGGACAAGACCCTCCTCCCCTCAGCCTCCCTCCAGAGCAGGAGGGAGTAGACTGTCCAGGAGAGGTGCCCTGCATGGGCACATACAAGGCAGGTAGGAGGGACTATCTGATGGCCCCTggaggaaagattgaagacaggtggagtggtggtgggggtggggttagTGGTGGCTCATCACCTGTGGTCCTCCCCCAAATTCTGGGCCTGCATTCAGCCCAGGAGGCCTGGGAGAACCTGGGGGAGATGGGCAGAGGGAGAGGATCCTGTCTCCTGGTTTCCTGGGTCCTAGTTGGGGCATTGGGCCAGGCCTTAGCCCCAGCCTTCCTTGCAATCAACTGCTCTGGGGGGTGTTCAGGGCCAGACTGACTCTCACCAGCTCACATACATGGGGAGAAACGGAGGTCCAGAGAGTGCCAGTGCCTACAGAAACCCTAGGAGCCTGGGGCGAGGGGCTTATGGGCCCCATTTCTTGGAGGACAATGCTGAGGGCTAGGGTCAGGCTTCTCAGAAAGGGGTTACTAGACAGCATTCACACTTAGGACTTCTGGTCACCTGACTGACTGCTTCTCTCCCGTCCTTCCCCCAGTTCTGAGGGATGCTGGATCTGACTCTGAACCCTGACCTAGCCCCTTGCTCCCTGTGTGGTTCTGggcacctcagtttcccctctacAATGAGGGTCTTGATTTTGAGGGTCTCGGGAGCCTGCCCATATTCCCTGTCCCCTCTCCAGTGAGTCCTGCGGGGGGCCCAAGTTCAGAGAGTAGGAAACCATGTGTGGGGGGCAGAGGTAGGCTGAGATCCAAAAGGGGCTGCCAGTGACCTGTATAGAGACCTTTTTCTTCTTGTTGGGAGGGAACGTTGTAGCCTGTGCCCACAAGGGCTTGTCCCTCACTGCTCtggcttctctttccctctctgggagCCCCCACTCTGAGGTATCTGAAAAGGCAGCCCACCACTTATAGCAAGAAAACTACAGCTGGGCCTAAGGCAAGAAGACGGCCTTCCACACCCAGCTTGGCCACCTGCTATCCTGGTGTGAGGGCTTCCTCAAGCTCTTTCggagattcaatttcctcatctgtgaaatgggcacaGTAGAACCTGAATCCCATAAGTAACTAGTGGTCTCATAATGCGTTTTTGGAGACCTCCCTGGAGCAGAGCTCCCCTCACCCTCCCTGAGACACTGAGAGAAGCGTGTCTGTTACCATCAACCCCTTGGGCTCGACCACCAACCGATCCCTGCTTATGCCCACCCTCAGATGagtcttttgacttcattttctggCCAGGCCCTGCCCAGTTCTTCCCCCATTGCCAGCTTCTAAACCCTCTGAGCTGCTTGAGTtgactccctccctcctcccggCCCCTGGAAACAGTGACATGTACATTTTCAATCTTTTTCAGACTGTGAGGCTAGGACTGAGACCAAGGCATCTACTCTACAAGAAGACATTTCTGAAGACCCAGGGAGAGGAATGGAAAGACTAGAGGGGAGTGGGCCCCTGAGTTCCATATTTGCTGAGGCTTGTGGATATGAGGACATCCTAGGGCGGCAGAGGGAAGGCCCTGTTGAAGATACTCTGAGGTCCCCCAGTCCCAAGTGCTCAACATCCTTCTCCCATGATAAAAGCCCCAGTGGGGAGAAAGGCTGCTTGGGTTGGAGCTCACCCTCTCCAGGAGAGAGAGCCCTTAGCCCAGAGGATGCTGGGGGAGAGAGGCAGAATCTGCCCTCAGGAATCCAGCAAAGCCCTGCTGGTGAGAAGCCCTATGAATGTGGTGAATGCAGGAAAGCCTTCATGCAGAATTCAGCTCTTACCCTgcaccagagaattcacactggagagaagccttacaAATGCCAAGAGTGTGGCAAAGCCTTCCGGTGGAGCTCAGACCTCAGAAAACACCAGAGGATTCACAGCGGAGAGAGGCCCTATCAGTGTAGTGAGTGTGGCAAAGCCTTCGGGAGGAGCTCTTCCCTCATTGAGCACCATAAGGTCCACACTGGTGAGAAGCCCTATGAGTGTGCTgagtgtgggaaggccttcaaaGGGAGCTCAGATCTGAGCCAACACCGGAGGGTTCACACTGGCGAGAAGCCCTATGAGTGTGAAGAATGTGGGAGAGCCTTCATGTGGAAGACAGCCCTCATCACTCACCAGAGAAGCCACAGTGGGGAGAAGCCTTATGAGTGCCCTGACTGTGGGAAGGCTTTTGTCCAGAGTTCACACCTCACGCAGCACCAGAGAGTTCACACTGGGGAGAAGTTTTATGAATGCAATGtctgtgggaaagccttcagtgtGAGCTCCTACCTTATTGAGCACCAGAGagttcacactggagagaaaccctatgaatgcagtgtctgtgggaaagccttcattCAAAGATCACACCTGGCTCAACACCAGaggattcacactggagagaagccctatCAATGCAGTGTCTGTGGGAAAGCCTTCCGCTACAGCTCAGACCTGAGCCAGCACCACAAGCTTCATATGAGACAATAGTTGGCAGAAAAGCCAGGCTAGCTAGGCACACCAAGCGGCTTCTTCCTCATGGCTCGTCCCCACTGCCTCTGTCTTTTTTTCCAAACATGGCCCAATCTCCCCAACCTCAGCCTTGTTACTACCTCAAGCTCTCCTACAGgtcttcctttcctccatcttcactctctccctccctcctttctcctttcctttcctcttcccttctttcttccctaattttcccctttcttttctctcactctccctccctccccccttttctcctccctttctttttcctccctctccctatgtcctcactccttcctctctccctttactccttcatctctcccccccttctctcctcctccctttctctctcccttcatcttctttgccatctctccctccttcctttcctttgctgACATTCTTGGTGCTTTCTTGATGTTCCCTTCTCTAACCCCTTCAGCTAGGTAGCTTTGGGCCACTACCTCCACTCCttgcattttctcttctcttgcttCACTACTTGAAGGCTGGGTCACCCTGGCCTTTTTCTTAACTGTTTAGCTGCCCACCTGACCAAGTCCCAGGGCTCGGTCTGTGGCACACTCCTGTCTTAAATTCTGTCCATGGTCCCAGCTTCCTTTGCCCATTTGAGCCATTGTTTCCCAAAGGTGTGACCCAGACTGGAGCTCCCAAGCCCTGCCTGTGACTACTGACTTCTCTGAATCCTTGTGCctccctctgtctcccctctTGTGCCCCGTCATTCTGTTCATCCCCCAAACTCTGGAGTGTGCCTCACTTCCTTTGAGCTCAGAAGAAATCAGATCATTTCCTGTGCCCTTCCATGGAGTGTATATGTGCTTCTGGAACCTGCCCATTTTCAGGGATGCCTGCAAGGGGTTCCTGctcagggctgggctgggccagCTGGCCACTTCAGTTCCCAGCAGCCCCGAGGTTCTTCAAGGATCCTGCTGGACTGGCCCTGTTGGACAGTGCAGTCACCTGGAGGGCAGCCCATGGATGAGTGGTCAGCACCTGGGACCCACTTTGGGGACCTATGTGGCTTCAGCCAAGGCAATCAGACTTCACTGATCCTTACATTCTTGTTGAAGGGGCAAGGGCTGGGAACTGGGGAGGGGATATCCTTGCCTCCGGAGGCAGGCTATGTGACATTGAGCCCAAAGGGGCCTCTGCCACCTCCCTCCATCACTCCGGCCCTAGCCCCTGATCTCCAGATACTTGAAGAGGATTTGCCTGTGTCCTCCAAATCTTGTCTTCTTGAGCCTAAATACTCTCAGCTCCTTCTGTATCTTCATGTGACATGGGCATCAAGACTTGCCCATCCTGGCTGCCTCCTTCTGGAGGCTCTCTACAGTCTTTCCTGAACAGGGACATAAGAGATGGACTCCACCTTCCGCATGTGACcagcctctccctccctgagCCCAGAACCATGGCATCCCAGCTCTGGGACCTCTCATGTTCCACCTAAGGAGTTGATGGGACTGCAGAAATGCAGAGCTCCTGCACCCTGAGTGCAGTGCTGGCACACTGttagtgcttagtaaatgcttagcCTGTCTGGGCTGCAGGATGCCATTCTAGGGTGATGCATTTTTCTCATCCCTCCTCTAGGAGTTAGGATGAGAGGTCaggttccttcccttctctcttctaactcttccctctccttgcatcctttttaaaaaaaaaaaaattagtattttctcctagttccatgtaaaaacaaatttaaacatttgttttaaaaactttgagttctaaattctctccctttcccttccccaccccaacatTGAGAGGgcagcaatttgatatagattatacatgtgctatcatgcaaaacgtttccatgttagtcatgttgtgaaagaaaacagaccaaaacacAAATCCTCAAGGAGAATAAAGTACAAAAGTCTGCTTCAATGTGTATCCAGAtacatagtcctttctctggggatgggagTCTCCTTCATCCCAAGTCCTTCAGGGTTGTCGTGGATCATTGCGTTGTTGAGATGCTGTCCTTTCACTTTGGATCCgcttgtgtaagtctttccaggttcctcTGAGAACACCCTACCATAGTCGCACACCACAACTTGTTAATcgtttcccagttgatgggcatcctgtcAGTTTCCAACTCTTTACCCCCACAAAAGGGCTGCTAGAAATCTTTTTGCacagataggtccttttccttctttttaaaaaatctcttgcctcctctcctttcttctgtttcttctttctctcatctccccttttctcccctccactccttcccctcgtgtctctccctcttccatttctcttccttctatctctctcccctccctttcttttccttctctcccctttatctcttccctctctcctcacctttccttcctcctctcttctgtctccctccctcttctctcctctctttcccctttctcttttcctctcctctccctctccttttcctctctcttccttttcccccctcttaACTTTTCCAGGTCCTTAGGCTAACCAGGTTTATAACTAGTCTGGGGTAGGGGGAGCTCACAGCTATGGTTGGAACCAAGCATCATTGCCAGAGTAGGGGAGATTGGAAGCTAGCCATATCAGCCGCGTAGTCTCCTGGGACCCCAGAGTCCTGCTCCCTGGGGTGCAGTGATGCCACTTGGGAGGTATCTGGTCTCTTTAGGGACACCAAAGGGTTAGGGACCCGGTGCACCCTTTCCTGGAGTAGCTGATGGAAGGGGACAGTTTGAGGGTGGCCTGACAGGGGCTGTTTCACCAGGACATGGTTCCCCTCGACCCTGGTACATCCCCCTCAGCTTCAGGTACCTTCTAAAtacaattataatctcatttgatcctcaaaatcacactgggaggcaggtgctgtcatgatccccattttacagatgaggacactgaggcagtataatggtaatttaaataggaagtaacttgctcagggtcacacagcttgtaagtgtctggggctggatttgaacttgggtcttcagTCCAGAGCTTCTGTCCAGAGCTGTATCACCCAGCTAGCTGTCAGAGGATGAGGTGTGGTGTGTGTGCCTGTCCTCTGGGGCAGCAGAATGAAGGCAGGTCTGATCCACTTTTGAGATTAGGTATTTCTAAGTCTCCTCTTTGAGAGAGAGGGGGAGTGGGGTGAATTGAATGATCTCTAAGAATGCTGGgattgctgtgtgactttggggaaactGCTGCCCTCTCTGGCCTTCTTCAGttgcctctgtaaaatgggaaagttgGATTTGACTGGGTGGAGTTCGAGTCCTGCCGGATTCTGTGTCTCAGTGTCCACCTCTGTCAAATGAACGGCTTGGCCTGAGTGGCCTCCAAGTGCCTTGCCCCCCCCATCCTGAGTTCCCCACTCCCCAACCtttgaatgggggaggggatCTCAAGACTGCagttcccagaatcctctctgtaGTTCCCGGGGCTCCAaggggagaggaggcagagggGTCAAGGCCTGTCCCCTTTCTCCCTCACCCTCGTGGCTGTGCACCTGTGTGGGCCTGTCTTCCCTGGGGAAGTTGAGCTGGACCTCCACCCCCTTCCTATTCCCTGGTGATGAGGGCTCTCTCCTTACCCTCTTTCCTCTGGGGTCCCCTCAGTCTTTTCTGTGGCACCCAGGAAGCCTGTTTCACCATGGTGAGTCAAAGAGCTGGGTGTACCAGGAATGAACACTGAATCTGATCACTTCCCTTGGGGTACATGCCCTCCCCCTTCTCAGGACTGCCTCTGTTGGAGGTTCCCCCCCCAGGTCTTGATGCTATCCAGGTCCAGCTTGGTGGTCTTCATGGCTGGGGagatgggtgggggtgggggagtgactGTCTCACAAGGGCCCCCCTGAGCTGCCCATGGTTTGACCCTCcttgtttcctttcccttcactctcaaattcattccccccacccaaatctcagggttggaagggacctggaGGTGAGtggtcctctccctccccaaatagGTGTCTGCCCTGACAGGCCATGGTTGGTTGGCCCTGGGGCAGGCAGGTTTCCTCTTGGCAGCTTCTGGCTCAGGGCTCCTGATCCACTGGGACCAAGCAGGGTGAGCCTGACCCCactttcacatgacagccctcCAGAAagggtcttcttgacttcctcCAGCATTTGTAACTTTTTGCCTCTTCCCAGACCCTCAGCTTGCCTTCCCAGCTAACCATCCCACTTTACTGTCTGCCTCTCTGAGTTGAGAAGGGCCCAAGGCTAGAGGGTTGGCCACTGGGAAATGAATGTATGGAGAAGGTATAGAGGAGGATTGAAGTCTGCAGTGGTGGAGGGATAAGACCACACGCAGGTCTGacattgtctgtgtgaccttggacaagtttctgtctctctctggacagcctcagtttctttctctgtaaaatgaggaggggaagagtcagctaggtggccaagtctgaagtcaggagaacttgagttcaaatccagcctcagatatttactagccctgtgaccctggaccactcacttaaccccgattacctccaaaaaaagaggagggaatcTGTGAGGTGTCTTGTAGCCTGAAGATGTCATCTGCTAAGGATGGACAGCGATGAAATGGAGGGTCCTTGAGAGAGTGGGACCCAGCCATTTAGGACAGTAAGCAGGCCTCAGCCTTGATCAGCCTT
Proteins encoded:
- the LOC140508115 gene encoding uncharacterized protein; this encodes MNAVSVGKSFAIAPTLFSTRKFIPGSSCDCEARTETKASTLQEDISEDPGRGMERLEGSGPLSSIFAEACGYEDILGRQREGPVEDTLRSPSPKCSTSFSHDKSPSGEKGCLGWSSPSPGERALSPEDAGGERQNLPSGIQQSPAGEKPYECGECRKAFMQNSALTLHQRIHTGEKPYKCQECGKAFRWSSDLRKHQRIHSGERPYQCSECGKAFGRSSSLIEHHKVHTGEKPYECAECGKAFKGSSDLSQHRRVHTGEKPYECEECGRAFMWKTALITHQRSHSGEKPYECPDCGKAFVQSSHLTQHQRVHTGEKFYECNVCGKAFSVSSYLIEHQRVHTGEKPYECSVCGKAFIQRSHLAQHQRIHTGEKPYQCSTYVCSECERGFRCRSNLLEHQRIHTGEKPYTCHECGKAFIQSSTLTKHQRIHTGERPYACRECGRAFRGSSDLRKHQRIHTGEKPYMCRECGRTFTWSSALVTHERTHSGEKPYQCLHCGKAFARISSLIEHQKIHTGEKPYECNECGKAFKGSSDLSQHQRVHTGEKPYGCKECGRSFMWRTALITHWRTHSGEKPYECQQCGKAFSQSSSLTQHQRIHTGVKPYQCKECRKTFSQSSYLIEHQRIHTQEKPYECSQCGKTFGKSSHLTQHQRIHTGEKPYECGQCGKAFRYSSYLLQHQKLHT